A stretch of DNA from Brachyspira pilosicoli:
TAGATAAAGGTACAGCCGGCAAAGGATCAGGAATTGATTTATATATAAAATCAGTAAATACTTCTTTTACTTCCTTTGGTGTATGTGGAACCTCAAAAGATAAAGCAGGTATTTGGCTATTAATATGATTTCTGGTTATAGTAATTATTCCATTATTAGTAACAAAATTTGTAATATAAATATAATTAGTTTCCGGATCAGTTATAATATTCTCTGGAGCAAGTATATTAGGACGCTGTTGTTGACACGATGAAATAGACATCATAAAAATAAATAAAATAAAGGCAACACGTATCATAGCTCCCTCCATAACTTTACATACTTATTATAAGTAAATTATAATGCATCTACTTTAAAAGTATGTAAATATTTTAGAAAAAAGCAACCATTATATAATTAAATTTGTGTTAAAATTGATTTCTAAGAAACTAATAAAATATTTTATACAAAATTACATAATACTGTTTTAATGCATCATATTTGAATATTGCTATAATCATCTATATTTCTTACCGTTATTATAGTAATTGTTTTTAATGCATTATATTCTTTTACAAAATATTTTTTTAACAATCTTTTATTTTCTATAAACATAGTTTTTATTTTTTTATCTTGTTTTTTTATGTAGTTCTCTATTTTTAAAGCAATATTAATGTTTTCAACTCTCCAAGCTGATAAAAATTTAATAGGTTTATGTGCCTTAGTATATTTTGCCCCTTTGCCTTTACTATGTTTTATAAACCTCTCTTTTAAATTGTTTGTCACTCCAGTATAATAACTCCCATCTTCACAGAGAAGTATATAAACATAATAAAACTCATTTTCCATTTTTTATGTCTCTTATAATATCATCAACATCAACATATATATCATTATTATATTTTTTAAAAATACTGCATACATTATTATAATCTTCTATTGTATCTACAGTAGTTCTCAATTCTGGCATTCTAAAACTCTCTTCAGCTTCTGGATTTTCTATTTTAAATTTATTAGGATTTCTATAATGATACTGAGTAATATGTTCATGCTCAAAAGAATCATTAGAATTATCATTAGCATATTTTAAAGCCTCATAATTAATAACTTCCACACCG
This window harbors:
- a CDS encoding GIY-YIG nuclease family protein, whose product is MENEFYYVYILLCEDGSYYTGVTNNLKERFIKHSKGKGAKYTKAHKPIKFLSAWRVENINIALKIENYIKKQDKKIKTMFIENKRLLKKYFVKEYNALKTITIITVRNIDDYSNIQI